The Paraburkholderia hospita genome includes a window with the following:
- a CDS encoding c-type cytochrome — protein MALAIALSLIIVLAVGFHFASPWWITPIASNWVRMDDMLTITIVITGALFIAINLFIVIALVRYRHRRGHRAAYEPHNKRLEWWLIGLTSVGVAALLAPGLFVYADYVRPPSNVLQMEVLAQQWQWRFRFAGPGGKLGTTDVRYISNDNPFGLNPGDPNGRDNYLIETPEVHLPINRPIQVLTRSRDVLHDFYVPPFRARMNIVPGMVTTFWFTPTKAGRYDILCAQLCGIGHSNMRGVVVVEDEASFSRWLAQQSTFAQRQQAKVQAAPAAAGGSAQALADQGKALAEAKGCIACHTVDGSPRVGPTWKGLYGKTETMADGSTAKVDEAYLRGFIRDPKARVVKGFSPIMPNFDLSEQELTALVTYIKSQGGPAASSAAQP, from the coding sequence ATGGCGCTTGCGATTGCCCTGAGCCTGATCATCGTATTGGCGGTAGGGTTTCACTTTGCCAGTCCCTGGTGGATCACACCGATCGCCTCGAACTGGGTGCGCATGGACGACATGCTGACGATCACGATCGTCATTACCGGCGCGCTCTTCATCGCGATCAACCTGTTCATCGTGATCGCACTGGTGCGCTACCGCCACCGCAGGGGTCATCGCGCTGCTTACGAGCCGCACAACAAGCGGCTGGAATGGTGGTTGATCGGCCTGACCTCTGTCGGCGTGGCAGCGTTGCTGGCGCCGGGGCTCTTCGTCTACGCGGACTACGTACGGCCGCCGTCCAACGTGCTGCAGATGGAAGTGCTCGCCCAGCAATGGCAATGGCGCTTCCGCTTTGCCGGCCCCGGTGGCAAGCTGGGCACGACGGACGTGCGCTACATCAGCAACGACAACCCCTTCGGCCTGAACCCCGGCGACCCCAACGGCCGTGACAACTACCTGATCGAGACGCCCGAGGTGCACCTGCCGATCAACCGGCCGATCCAGGTCCTGACACGGTCGCGCGACGTGCTGCACGACTTCTACGTACCGCCGTTCCGTGCGCGCATGAACATAGTGCCCGGCATGGTGACCACCTTCTGGTTCACGCCGACCAAGGCAGGGCGTTACGACATCCTGTGCGCGCAGCTTTGCGGTATCGGGCACTCCAACATGCGCGGCGTGGTGGTGGTGGAAGACGAAGCATCGTTCTCGCGCTGGCTGGCGCAGCAGAGCACGTTCGCGCAGCGGCAGCAAGCCAAGGTGCAGGCCGCACCCGCCGCTGCAGGCGGCAGCGCCCAGGCGCTCGCTGACCAGGGCAAGGCGCTCGCAGAGGCCAAGGGCTGCATCGCCTGCCATACCGTGGACGGCAGTCCGCGCGTGGGCCCCACCTGGAAGGGCCTGTACGGCAAGACCGAAACGATGGCCGACGGCAGCACCGCGAAGGTGGACGAAGCCTATCTGCGCGGCTTCATCCGCGACCCGAAGGCCCGCGTCGTGAAGGGCTTCTCACCCATCATGCCGAACTTCGACCTGAGCGAGCAGGAGCTGACCGCGCTGGTGACCTACATCAAATCGCAAGGCGGCCCGGCCGCCAGCAGCGCAGCCCAACCCTAG
- the ctaD gene encoding cytochrome c oxidase subunit I has product MSYAHTDHVPQSFWTRYVWSQDHKVIAVQYSLTAIAIGLVGLVLSDLMRLQLGFPGKFSFIDANHYYQFVTMHGMIMVIYLLTALFLGGFGNYLIPLMLGARDMVFPFLNMLSYWVYLLAVLVLMASFFVPGGPTGAGWTLYPPQAILPGTPGVEWGIVLMLVSLAIFIVATTMGGLNYVTTTLQARTRGMTLMRMPLTVWGIFVATILALLAFPALFVSAVMMLLDKTLGTSFFIPAVVSMGQTLKHAGGSPLLFQHLFWFFGHPEVYIVALPAFGIVSDLISTHARKSIFGHKMMVWAIIIIGALSFVVWAHHMFIAGMNPYFGFFFATTTLIIAIPTALKVYNWVLTLWRGDIHLTVPMLFAIGFISTFVLGGLTGLYLGNVSVDIPLSNTYFVVAHFHMVMAVSPILVVFGGMYHWYPKVTGRMLNDTLGRVHFWVTFLGTYAIYFPMHYLGILGMPRRYYAYEGYSFIPSSAQTLNTFITVVALFVATAQLLFLYNLAWSLVRGKRADSNPWRATTLEWQTPQTPPVHGNWGAALPVVYRWAYEYSPPGHEEDFVPQNQPPATAPEPAHPTLEPGEARE; this is encoded by the coding sequence ATGTCCTACGCGCACACCGATCACGTCCCGCAAAGCTTCTGGACCCGCTATGTCTGGAGCCAGGACCATAAGGTCATCGCCGTGCAGTATTCGCTGACGGCCATCGCCATCGGCCTGGTCGGCCTTGTGTTGTCAGACCTGATGCGGCTGCAGCTCGGCTTTCCGGGCAAGTTCAGTTTCATCGACGCCAACCACTACTACCAGTTCGTCACCATGCACGGGATGATCATGGTGATCTACCTGCTGACGGCGCTGTTTCTGGGCGGCTTCGGCAACTACCTGATCCCGCTGATGCTGGGCGCCCGCGACATGGTGTTCCCGTTTCTCAACATGCTGAGCTACTGGGTCTACCTGCTGGCCGTGCTGGTGCTGATGGCGAGCTTCTTCGTGCCAGGCGGGCCGACCGGCGCGGGCTGGACGCTGTATCCACCCCAGGCCATCCTTCCGGGCACGCCGGGCGTGGAATGGGGCATCGTGTTGATGCTGGTGTCGCTGGCGATCTTCATCGTCGCGACAACGATGGGCGGCTTGAATTACGTCACCACCACGCTGCAGGCGCGCACGCGCGGCATGACGCTCATGCGCATGCCGCTCACGGTGTGGGGCATCTTTGTGGCGACCATCCTGGCGCTTCTGGCGTTTCCGGCGCTGTTCGTGTCGGCCGTGATGATGCTGCTCGACAAGACACTCGGCACCAGCTTCTTCATACCGGCCGTGGTGTCGATGGGGCAGACGCTCAAGCATGCCGGCGGCAGCCCGCTGCTGTTCCAGCACCTGTTCTGGTTCTTCGGGCATCCGGAGGTCTACATCGTCGCGCTGCCGGCCTTTGGCATCGTGTCGGACCTCATCAGCACGCACGCGCGCAAGAGCATCTTCGGCCACAAGATGATGGTGTGGGCCATCATCATCATCGGTGCGCTGAGCTTCGTAGTCTGGGCGCACCACATGTTCATCGCCGGCATGAATCCGTACTTTGGCTTCTTCTTTGCCACCACCACGCTCATCATCGCCATCCCGACCGCCCTCAAGGTCTACAACTGGGTTCTGACGCTGTGGCGCGGCGATATCCACCTGACCGTGCCGATGCTGTTTGCCATCGGCTTCATCAGCACCTTCGTCCTGGGTGGGCTGACCGGGCTCTACCTCGGCAACGTGAGCGTGGACATTCCGCTGTCGAACACGTACTTCGTGGTGGCGCACTTCCATATGGTGATGGCCGTGTCGCCGATCCTGGTGGTGTTTGGCGGCATGTATCACTGGTATCCGAAGGTGACGGGCCGCATGCTCAACGACACGCTCGGGCGCGTGCACTTCTGGGTTACCTTCCTAGGCACCTATGCGATCTACTTCCCGATGCACTATCTCGGCATCCTGGGCATGCCGCGGCGGTATTACGCGTATGAGGGCTACAGCTTCATTCCATCTTCGGCGCAGACGCTCAACACGTTCATCACCGTCGTTGCGCTGTTCGTTGCGACGGCGCAGTTGCTGTTCCTGTACAACCTGGCGTGGAGCCTCGTGCGCGGCAAGCGTGCCGACAGCAACCCCTGGCGGGCCACCACGCTGGAATGGCAGACACCGCAAACGCCGCCAGTGCACGGCAACTGGGGCGCCGCACTGCCCGTCGTCTACCGCTGGGCGTACGAATACAGCCCGCCGGGGCACGAGGAAGACTTCGTCCCGCAAAACCAGCCGCCTGCGACGGCGCCTGAACCGGCCCACCCGACGCTTGAACCCGGCGAGGCACGCGAATGA